The Rheinheimera mangrovi genome contains the following window.
AGCAAGGCTTGCTTTAAAAATGGTTGCCTTTAAGGCCATAACAAATCCGCAGAACAAATCAAAAGGGCGCTAGTGTACCTTGTTCGTCGGAATAATGCAGCTTGTGTGAGTTGCCTGAGATGGCGCGACTCAGGCTTGGAGTTGATGCTGTTGCTTTTGCCGCAGCGCTATACGGCTCCATGCTTTCTCGTGAAAAAAGTAAGCGACAGTATTAATGGCAGGTTCTATGGTTGCCACTAGACCACCCACTAACAGATCTCCGGTTAATAAATAGGTGACGCTAAAAGCGACACTAAAATGCAGCACTGCAAAAGTCATAGTTTTTAACATGATGTGGCTCCAGATGTCTGAATGTGGAATGAGCTTAGCCTGCAGCGCTTTTCATCGAAAACGAATTAATCCAATCGCCGCTATCGTTTTTTATGTTCAGCCGATCCTGAAACGATGCTTGAACCTATTGTTTTGGCAAGCAGGAGCGTAAAATGAATTCATTGGAAGTTTTTTATGATGGCGGTTGTCCCTTGTGTCGGCGCGAAATTAATTACTTTCGTGCATTAAAAAGTAGGGGGCCTATTATCTGGCTGGATTTAACGGATTTAAAAGCAGAGTTGCCACCAGAGCTGGACAGATGCAGCGCCCTGGCGCGTATGCATGTGCGGGTAAACGGCCAGGTCTATTATAAAGGCGCTGCGGCTTTTGCGATGCTCTGGTCGCAATTTGCCTATTGGCGTATGCTTGGACTCTTACTCAAGTTAGCCCCCATTACCTGGTGTGCTGACAGGTTGTATAGCTTCTTTTTGAAACTGAGGCCGCACCTCCAGCGCTGGGTGCAAAAACAGGAGAAACCCTGATGGGGTTAGATTGTCGTGAGCTGTTGGATGTCAAAGAGTATGAGTTTTTAATCAACTGGTTTATGCGTAAGCAAAAGCAGCACCAGTTGGCACAATTGGACGAACCCTACAGTTATGATGGGTATTCTTTGTACGATCAGAAGGTGAACCAGCTGATTGCTGAAGCGACCATCGCTTTTGTGGAGACCTTTCAACGGCAGGCGCCCGCTTTGGTGTTTACCAATTTATTTCATCTGGCAGAGCTTGAACTGCAAGGCAAACGTGATCGATTAATCAAAGCACCAAAAAGTCTGCAATAAAGACAATAAAAAAACCACCTTGCGGTGGTTTCTTCATGATTAGTTGAGTAGCTACTTTTGCTGCACCCGTTTTAACGCATCGGTCAGTTGTGGAAAATCCAGCTTTTCATTCAGTGGCACTAAGGTACCAGCTGACCAGACCCCATAACTGCCATCGTCACGTACCAGAATCATTTTGTCTTTTTTAAAGCTCACCATCTGGTGAGGCAGTAAATTCAGCTTCGGATAAGTGGACGGTTTAAACCAGTTATCACCAGGCCAGTTGCTGTGACAGCCAATCTGAGCCAGCAGAGTAGGGATCAAATCCAGATGTTGGGTCACTGTATTGGATAAAGCACGGTTTAATTCGGGCCAGCTGCTGTAAAGCTGTGCCGGTGCCAGATCAAACTGTGATTCTGCTGCGTGCTGAGTCAATACCAGTAGATTGTCTGTGCTGTTTACCAAAGCTAACTCTGCGCCTAAATCACGGCTGAATTTCACTTTCAGCGGCGCAGCTGCATTTTCCGTTAAGGATAACCAAGGCAGTAGTTTTTGAAATTCCGCATCGCTGGCACTAATACTCAGTTGTCCGGCAGGTAGCTGTTCCATCCAGGCTGGAGCCTGTTGCAAAGCGGCGACCATATCTTTATTCAGCTGCATGCTGCCATAGAGTAAATTCAGCAACGCACTTTGTGCATCAACGGGGGCAAAGTGTTGCTGATGGGCTTTAAATTTATGCAGCTCTAAAAGTGCACTATCAGCCGCAGACAAAGACGGCAGGATCAGTACGGTCACAGGCGCGGACGGCTGG
Protein-coding sequences here:
- a CDS encoding DUF2061 domain-containing protein; this translates as MLKTMTFAVLHFSVAFSVTYLLTGDLLVGGLVATIEPAINTVAYFFHEKAWSRIALRQKQQHQLQA
- a CDS encoding thiol-disulfide oxidoreductase DCC family protein, translated to MNSLEVFYDGGCPLCRREINYFRALKSRGPIIWLDLTDLKAELPPELDRCSALARMHVRVNGQVYYKGAAAFAMLWSQFAYWRMLGLLLKLAPITWCADRLYSFFLKLRPHLQRWVQKQEKP